In the genome of Ignavibacteriales bacterium, one region contains:
- a CDS encoding NTP transferase domain-containing protein, which translates to MRAIIPVAGIGTRLKPHTFSTPKVLLNVGGKPILGHILDKLLEEGINKSTFVIGYLGDMIKEYVENEYPQMNSIFVEQTEMKGLGHAIYTAVPSFDDKEIFIILGDTIFDVNIKDVLKNKKSALGVKEVEDPSRFGVAICNNGYIQKLVEKPQTKISNLALVGLYYISNADALVKSLNWLIEKDIRTKGELQLTDALQQMIETGEKVTTFPVEGWYDCGKPETLLSTNKVLLDKKSTTQKFENVVINNPVFISEGVDISNSVIGPYTTIDKGSRIKDSVIKNSILGSNAEVSKALLENSIIGNKAIVKGSFKRLNAGDSSEIDFY; encoded by the coding sequence ATGAGAGCAATAATACCTGTAGCAGGAATCGGAACGCGTCTTAAGCCGCACACTTTTTCAACTCCCAAAGTACTGCTGAATGTCGGCGGTAAACCGATATTAGGTCACATACTTGATAAGCTTCTTGAGGAAGGAATTAATAAATCCACCTTCGTCATTGGCTATTTGGGTGATATGATAAAAGAGTATGTTGAAAATGAATATCCACAAATGAATTCAATATTTGTAGAGCAGACTGAAATGAAAGGATTAGGTCATGCTATTTACACAGCAGTTCCTTCCTTTGATGATAAAGAAATATTTATAATTCTCGGCGATACAATTTTTGATGTGAACATTAAAGATGTATTGAAAAACAAAAAGAGCGCACTCGGCGTTAAAGAAGTTGAGGATCCGAGCCGATTTGGTGTTGCCATTTGTAATAACGGATATATCCAAAAACTTGTTGAGAAACCTCAGACGAAAATTTCCAACCTTGCACTTGTTGGTTTGTATTACATATCAAATGCAGATGCCCTGGTTAAAAGTCTTAACTGGTTGATTGAAAAAGATATCCGCACCAAAGGTGAATTGCAGTTAACTGACGCACTTCAGCAGATGATTGAAACCGGGGAGAAAGTAACTACATTTCCCGTTGAAGGCTGGTATGACTGCGGTAAACCTGAAACATTATTATCGACAAATAAAGTTTTACTTGATAAAAAAAGTACAACTCAGAAGTTTGAGAATGTTGTCATAAATAATCCTGTGTTCATTTCAGAAGGAGTTGACATTTCAAACTCTGTAATCGGTCCATATACTACGATAGATAAAGGCAGCAGGATAAAAGATTCTGTTATTAAGAATTCAATTCTTGGTTCTAATGCAGAGGTCTCAAAAGCTTTACTGGAAAATTCGATAATAGGAAATAAGGCAATTGTCAAAGGTTCATTCAAGAGATTGAACGCAGGCGATTCATCAGAAATAGATTTTTATTAA
- a CDS encoding cyclomaltodextrinase N-terminal domain-containing protein: MIRFFAHLTLLIVLNIFTLSGQQIKVNKIEPPNWWTGMKWNNVQLMVYGENLKNISAEFEDKSITVTKVTEAEHPEYLFIDISIPENLKPGNHKLKLKNNADEFEIVYPVFQRESVDGKHQGFSNKDVIYLITPDRFANGDTTNDIVDGMKNEFDPDEAYSRHGGDIQGMINHLDYLQELGVTALWINPLVENNTRTSYHGYAATDLYKIDPRFGTNELYKKLVDEAHKNNLKIIFDHVSNHISINHPWMKNLPFSDWVNGSIESHELTEHFKISFSDPYSVNHTISNTTDGWFTNYMPDLNQKNPFVKNYLIQNMIWWIEYSGLDGIREDTYPYPDQKFLSEWNKAILDEYPGFNIVGEVWVNDATFLSYYQSGNKFKNDFDTYLPALTDFGIYWTYIGYLRGEKRLYDFYEAFAKDFIYADPDNLMTFLDNHDVKRAMFLSKENIDRVKIALFLLFTTRGIPQLYYGTEIGMVGGPDHGTIRTDFPGGFVHHKRNAFKEAERTETENEIFNYTKNLLSVRKKYEAISSGKLIHFPVKNEIYHYLKTTGKEKLLCVVNNNDTNKTLTLTKQEKLFRNVHTIIELATNKKIQFTDSASIELDRMDSRIFLLVEERTDE; the protein is encoded by the coding sequence ATGATAAGATTTTTTGCCCATCTCACTTTACTTATAGTTTTAAACATTTTTACATTATCCGGTCAGCAGATAAAGGTAAATAAAATTGAACCTCCTAACTGGTGGACCGGAATGAAGTGGAATAATGTTCAACTGATGGTTTATGGAGAAAATCTAAAAAATATTTCCGCTGAGTTTGAAGATAAGTCAATCACAGTTACAAAAGTCACAGAAGCAGAGCACCCTGAATATCTTTTTATTGACATATCAATTCCAGAAAATCTTAAACCGGGAAATCATAAATTAAAATTGAAAAATAATGCCGATGAGTTTGAAATCGTATATCCGGTATTTCAACGCGAATCAGTTGATGGCAAACATCAGGGATTCAGTAATAAAGACGTAATCTATTTGATAACACCGGACAGGTTTGCAAACGGCGACACAACGAATGACATTGTTGATGGAATGAAAAATGAATTTGATCCCGATGAAGCATATTCGCGTCACGGCGGTGATATTCAGGGAATGATCAATCATCTGGATTATTTACAGGAGCTCGGTGTAACTGCCTTATGGATTAATCCTTTAGTTGAAAACAATACTCGTACAAGCTATCATGGTTATGCTGCAACTGATCTTTATAAAATTGATCCGCGATTTGGAACGAACGAACTTTATAAAAAACTTGTTGATGAAGCTCATAAGAATAATTTGAAAATAATTTTTGATCACGTAAGCAATCACATAAGTATAAATCACCCCTGGATGAAAAATCTTCCGTTCAGTGATTGGGTGAATGGTTCAATTGAAAGCCACGAACTCACTGAACATTTTAAGATTTCATTTTCTGATCCATATTCCGTCAATCACACAATCTCAAATACAACTGACGGTTGGTTCACCAATTACATGCCCGATCTGAACCAGAAAAATCCTTTTGTAAAAAATTACCTCATTCAAAATATGATATGGTGGATTGAATACTCCGGACTTGATGGAATACGTGAAGACACATATCCTTATCCTGACCAAAAATTTTTAAGCGAATGGAACAAAGCTATACTTGATGAATATCCCGGGTTTAATATTGTTGGTGAAGTATGGGTGAACGATGCGACCTTCCTTTCTTATTACCAGTCAGGGAATAAATTCAAGAATGACTTTGATACTTATCTTCCTGCTCTAACCGACTTTGGAATTTACTGGACTTACATTGGCTACCTCCGCGGCGAAAAAAGGTTATATGATTTTTATGAAGCATTCGCGAAGGATTTTATTTATGCTGACCCAGATAACCTGATGACGTTCCTTGATAATCATGATGTCAAACGCGCAATGTTTCTTTCCAAAGAAAATATTGACAGGGTTAAAATTGCTTTGTTCCTCCTGTTTACCACAAGAGGAATTCCGCAGTTGTATTACGGTACTGAAATTGGAATGGTTGGCGGTCCGGATCATGGAACGATAAGAACTGATTTTCCGGGAGGGTTCGTACATCATAAAAGAAATGCCTTTAAGGAAGCTGAAAGAACTGAAACAGAAAATGAAATTTTTAACTACACAAAAAATCTATTAAGCGTCAGAAAAAAGTATGAAGCGATTTCATCAGGAAAATTAATTCACTTTCCTGTTAAGAATGAAATTTATCACTACTTAAAAACTACTGGTAAAGAAAAACTATTGTGTGTCGTTAATAATAATGATACAAACAAAACACTGACTCTGACAAAACAGGAAAAACTATTTAGAAATGTTCACACCATCATAGAACTGGCAACAAATAAAAAAATTCAGTTTACTGACAGTGCATCAATAGAACTTGATAGAATGGACTCCCGAATATTCTTACTTGTTGAAGAACGAACAGATGAATAA
- the prfA gene encoding peptide chain release factor 1, translated as MELITRLRKIKDRFDMINQQLSDPSFMNDRDKIVNLSRERSDLTEIISAYEKYSEVLKNIDGNKEIINSGMDKELADLAQIELKDLEDERENLEEEIKVLLLPKDPNDNKDVIFEIRAGTGGEEAALFAGDLFRMYTRYAEVKGWKVEYIDISDTGLGGIKEAVFSISGNSIFGEMKFESGVHRVQRVPATEASGRVHTSAASVAVLPEVEDVQVDINPNDLKIDIFRSGGAGGQNVNKVETAVRITHLPTGIVVQCQDERSQLKNRQKAMKVLRARLYDIKLKEKNDEISAQRKSMVRSGDRSDKIRTYNYPQNRVTDHRIGLTLYNLSNIMEGDLDELIEQLKLAERTEKLQAASEV; from the coding sequence ATGGAACTGATAACAAGATTAAGAAAAATAAAAGATCGTTTTGATATGATAAATCAGCAGTTGTCTGATCCGTCATTCATGAATGATAGAGATAAAATTGTAAATCTTAGCCGCGAGAGAAGCGACCTGACTGAGATAATTTCAGCTTATGAAAAATATTCAGAAGTACTTAAGAATATCGATGGCAATAAAGAGATCATAAATTCCGGAATGGATAAAGAACTTGCTGATCTTGCGCAGATCGAATTAAAAGATCTTGAAGATGAAAGAGAGAATCTTGAAGAGGAAATAAAAGTACTGCTTCTTCCAAAAGACCCGAACGATAACAAAGATGTTATATTTGAAATACGCGCCGGCACCGGGGGCGAGGAAGCTGCATTGTTTGCTGGAGATTTATTCAGGATGTACACAAGATATGCGGAAGTAAAAGGCTGGAAGGTAGAATACATTGACATAAGTGATACAGGACTCGGAGGGATTAAAGAAGCTGTATTCTCAATCAGCGGAAATTCAATTTTTGGTGAAATGAAATTTGAAAGCGGTGTTCATCGTGTGCAGAGAGTTCCCGCTACAGAAGCAAGCGGAAGAGTGCATACGTCAGCAGCATCGGTGGCTGTGCTTCCGGAGGTTGAGGACGTTCAGGTGGATATAAATCCGAATGACCTGAAGATTGATATTTTCCGTTCAGGAGGCGCAGGCGGTCAAAATGTTAATAAAGTTGAAACTGCTGTAAGAATAACTCACTTGCCGACTGGAATAGTCGTTCAATGCCAGGATGAGCGCTCGCAGTTAAAGAATCGCCAGAAGGCAATGAAGGTTTTACGCGCACGGCTTTATGATATAAAGCTGAAAGAAAAGAATGACGAAATTTCTGCACAAAGAAAAAGTATGGTAAGAAGCGGGGACAGAAGTGATAAAATCAGAACATACAACTATCCTCAGAATCGTGTAACAGACCATCGGATCGGGTTAACTCTTTACAACCTTTCAAATATTATGGAGGGCGATCTTGATGAGCTTATCGAACAGTTAAAACTTGCAGAGCGTACAGAAAAACTTCAGGCAGCTTCGGAAGTAT
- a CDS encoding 4-hydroxy-3-methylbut-2-enyl diphosphate reductase encodes MKQFDIPQFYRSPVISRIKNLRRNDDPRKKDFTPTKLDFGPVRFLIARHFGFCYGVENAIEIAYKTINENPDKRIFLLSEMIHNPGVNDDLLKRGVKFLMDTSGNHLIDWNELNSDDIVIIPAFGTTLEIEKQLGVLGIDPYRYNTTCPFVEKVWNRSGQLGEKDYTIIIHGKHYHEETRATFSHTVNKTKSVIVRDIEEAKFLSGVITEKKSEEEFYKFFSGKYSEGFNVKTDLLKIGVVNQTTMLATETEEISTLLKNAMIEKYGVENITEHFADTRDTLCYATNDNQEATYGLLNEKADLAIVVGGYNSSNTSHIVELCEAKLKTYFIADEKKIISDKSILHFEVHQKKEIVSENYLPVKDKVDIILTSGASCPDSVVDEVLQKLVSFYPSARTTNDVIDELFK; translated from the coding sequence ATGAAACAATTTGATATACCGCAATTTTACAGAAGCCCTGTAATTTCAAGGATAAAAAATCTTAGGCGGAATGACGATCCGCGCAAAAAAGATTTCACTCCGACAAAATTAGATTTTGGTCCGGTAAGATTTTTAATAGCGCGTCACTTCGGTTTTTGTTACGGAGTTGAAAATGCGATTGAGATAGCTTACAAAACCATTAATGAAAATCCTGACAAAAGAATTTTCCTCCTGAGTGAAATGATACACAACCCTGGAGTAAATGACGACCTGCTGAAAAGGGGAGTGAAATTCTTAATGGATACTTCGGGTAATCACTTAATTGACTGGAACGAACTGAATAGCGACGATATAGTAATTATACCGGCATTCGGAACTACACTTGAGATTGAAAAACAACTCGGAGTTTTGGGCATTGATCCTTACCGCTATAACACAACATGTCCATTCGTTGAAAAAGTCTGGAACCGTTCCGGACAGCTTGGTGAAAAGGATTATACAATTATCATTCACGGTAAACATTATCACGAGGAAACAAGAGCAACATTTTCTCATACTGTCAATAAAACAAAATCAGTTATAGTAAGAGACATAGAAGAAGCAAAATTTCTTTCAGGCGTGATCACAGAAAAAAAATCTGAAGAAGAATTTTATAAATTTTTCAGTGGTAAATATTCCGAAGGATTTAATGTAAAAACTGATTTACTGAAGATCGGAGTCGTTAACCAGACCACTATGCTTGCAACAGAAACGGAAGAGATTTCAACTCTGCTTAAAAATGCGATGATAGAAAAATATGGTGTAGAAAACATTACTGAACATTTCGCTGATACACGTGATACATTATGTTATGCAACAAATGATAACCAGGAAGCAACATACGGACTGCTTAATGAAAAAGCTGATCTTGCCATTGTCGTTGGAGGTTATAACAGTTCGAACACAAGTCACATTGTTGAACTGTGCGAAGCGAAACTTAAAACATATTTTATCGCTGATGAAAAGAAGATCATATCAGATAAATCTATTCTTCATTTTGAAGTTCATCAAAAAAAAGAAATTGTAAGTGAGAACTATTTGCCTGTAAAAGATAAGGTTGATATCATACTTACAAGCGGCGCTTCGTGTCCCGATTCAGTGGTTGATGAAGTTCTGCAAAAGCTGGTATCATTTTATCCTTCAGCACGTACCACTAATGATGTTATTGATGAGTTGTTCAAGTGA
- a CDS encoding Rieske 2Fe-2S domain-containing protein — protein MNRKDFIYKMGIGTTAIAFCNCMVGCSGEDEVTGPPPPPSNVDFTLDLNDAANSSLNTNGGSLYRGGILVGRVNATTFIALSQVCTHQGTTVQFQLANNRIHCPNHGSNYTLEGTVINGPAVQALRKYNTELNGNLLRVFS, from the coding sequence ATGAATAGAAAAGACTTTATTTACAAAATGGGTATAGGAACCACCGCAATTGCGTTTTGTAATTGTATGGTCGGCTGCAGCGGGGAAGATGAAGTAACTGGTCCGCCGCCTCCGCCTTCAAATGTAGATTTTACTCTTGATTTAAATGATGCTGCAAACAGTTCATTAAACACTAACGGCGGATCTTTATACAGAGGCGGAATTCTTGTAGGCAGAGTTAACGCGACAACCTTTATAGCTTTATCACAGGTTTGCACACACCAGGGAACTACAGTTCAGTTTCAACTTGCGAACAACAGAATTCATTGTCCTAATCACGGTTCAAACTATACATTGGAAGGAACTGTGATTAATGGTCCTGCAGTGCAAGCTTTAAGAAAATACAATACTGAGTTAAATGGAAATTTACTCAGGGTATTCAGTTGA